A single window of Chitinophaga sp. XS-30 DNA harbors:
- a CDS encoding LacI family DNA-binding transcriptional regulator, with amino-acid sequence MKKKVSLKDIAQEAGVSTALVSYVLTNKEEKARVGREMALKIRKIAHRLNYQPNHIARSLKSGRSDTIGLIVADISNPFFANLARTIEDEAKQHNYTVIFGSSDENADKSADLINVLLNRQVDGLILIPAEGSEQQIRQLKKQHVPFVLADRYFPGISASHICVNNYESAYNAVSHLVKSGRKRTGMIAYATTLHHIAERKRGYSEALRDHGLPSRQLLKTARYAHLKEDTKQAVDQLLGGSKPADAVFFATNSLAIEGLKYINELGIRVPEDLAVLSFDESEAFDLFYSPVTYIRQPILEMGKMAVRLLLDQITGRQKTHEAVCMETTLVIRRSSS; translated from the coding sequence ATGAAGAAAAAGGTCTCGCTGAAGGATATTGCACAGGAAGCGGGGGTATCAACCGCCCTGGTTTCCTATGTGCTGACCAATAAGGAAGAAAAAGCGAGGGTGGGCCGGGAAATGGCCCTGAAGATCAGAAAAATTGCCCACAGGCTCAACTATCAGCCCAATCACATTGCACGCAGCCTGAAAAGCGGCCGCTCGGATACCATCGGGCTGATCGTGGCGGATATTTCCAATCCCTTTTTTGCCAATCTCGCGCGGACTATAGAAGACGAAGCCAAACAGCACAACTACACGGTGATCTTCGGCAGCTCGGATGAGAATGCGGACAAGTCCGCCGATCTCATCAATGTGCTGCTCAACCGCCAGGTGGACGGCCTGATCCTGATCCCCGCGGAAGGCTCGGAGCAGCAGATCAGGCAACTGAAAAAACAGCATGTGCCTTTTGTGCTGGCAGACCGGTATTTTCCGGGCATAAGCGCCAGCCACATCTGCGTCAACAATTACGAATCGGCTTACAATGCCGTTTCCCATCTCGTAAAAAGCGGCCGCAAGCGAACAGGAATGATCGCGTATGCCACCACATTACATCATATCGCCGAACGGAAGCGCGGCTACTCGGAAGCGCTGCGCGATCACGGGCTGCCTTCCCGGCAATTGCTGAAGACCGCCCGCTATGCTCACCTGAAAGAAGACACGAAACAAGCGGTAGATCAGCTGCTCGGGGGCAGCAAACCCGCGGATGCCGTGTTCTTTGCCACGAACAGCCTCGCCATCGAAGGCCTGAAATATATCAATGAACTGGGCATTCGTGTTCCGGAAGACCTGGCGGTGCTGAGTTTTGATGAAAGCGAAGCATTCGATCTTTTCTATTCCCCCGTCACCTACATCCGGCAACCAATACTGGAAATGGGAAAAATGGCGGTTCGCCTGCTGCTGGATCAAATAACGGGCAGGCAAAAAACACATGAAGCGGTTTGCATGGAAACAACATTGGTCATCAGAAGATCCAGCAGCTGA
- a CDS encoding DUF2961 domain-containing protein: MKKLFLLSMAVCTGLAALAQQGFNGLEMNMGNLHRLSDAKTRSISPENPTGEPGKGGMATLEQGNARNAARELGQGWKVNPYIHIEPGQTYTLAEITGPGAIQHIWMTPTGNWRYSILRFYWDDETTPSVEVPVGDFFGMGWGEYAQMNSLAVTVNPRQRFQLLLDDALPQKMPDHHGEHQHRKNDPVLPGRLHAHAGT, encoded by the coding sequence ATGAAAAAACTGTTTCTCCTCTCGATGGCAGTCTGCACAGGCCTGGCTGCACTCGCCCAGCAAGGCTTTAACGGGCTGGAAATGAATATGGGCAATCTTCACCGCCTTTCCGACGCCAAAACCCGCTCCATCAGTCCGGAAAACCCGACCGGCGAACCAGGCAAAGGCGGCATGGCCACACTGGAACAGGGCAATGCCCGGAATGCGGCCCGCGAGCTTGGGCAGGGCTGGAAAGTGAATCCTTATATTCACATAGAACCCGGGCAGACCTACACGCTTGCCGAAATTACCGGCCCGGGCGCTATCCAGCATATCTGGATGACCCCAACCGGTAACTGGCGCTATTCCATCCTGCGTTTTTACTGGGACGACGAGACCACCCCTTCGGTGGAAGTGCCGGTTGGCGACTTCTTCGGCATGGGTTGGGGGGAATATGCACAGATGAATTCCCTCGCCGTTACCGTAAACCCCCGGCAGCGCTTTCAACTGTTACTGGACGATGCCCTTCCGCAAAAAATGCCGGATCACCATGGAGAACATCAACACCGAAAGAATGACCCTGTACTACCAGGTAGATTACACGCTCACGCAGGTACCTGA
- a CDS encoding response regulator, whose protein sequence is MKNALRIRLYIGFGLALALVILGCFFSYYTFDKQRQDARWVEHTYEAITTALQVNRLVHEMESAGLTYRSTRNFDELAPYFAIREQPLQQLRELRLHIMDNGAQMKQLNAIENDLVNLLNYWEQFGTPRYDSNYVFNNLPTVTLEERALLDKVHDGISRFVDAERELLVARNRKSDRAVTVAIAVQMINSAFIMLVAVILMVVLFRQFSHRVAVQLELKRKLKEEVVLHESTNEKNWMLSGMSVINETLRGDVALSDLASSCLKALTDYLQFPAGAVYCFDEESRLLQLQAGVALPDSVKRSCALGEGITGEAARRKEITILSEVPPDYWRIESSGGSSLPGTVICLPLWHDKRLAGVIELAAFGEVEAKHTGLLKAVSAAIATAFNAAVSREKVLSLLQMVQQQKDELEAQQEKLQESNEELTRQSEVLQASEEELRVQEEELRQINEEMNVQNNTLEQARQELALKAEELEQSSRYKSEFLANMSHELRTPLNSILILARLLEEDKERNLTEKQVQYAGIIHRSGSDLLGLINDILDLSKIEAGRIDMHIEPVPVASLVKEIEQLFAVVAQEKHIRFGTHIAPGVPDHIETDKQRLEQVIRNLLSNAFKFTPAEGAVQVRWTVEADELHIAVSDTGTGIPVEKQLLIFDAFRQADGSTSRKYGGTGLGLSISKELIARLGGRIHLESKMGEGSTFTIIMPLTAPAQAPPAEREASAPAFRELPHHVNTGEEVEDDRDTLKGQQKPVLIIEDDVNFATILRDFARQNGYKVLVAHNGNDGVFLARKYRPLAIILDMNLPLIDGSSVLKILKSNDELKNILVHVISAGEISLQVQGNIQGFTQKPLQMTDLESVFTGISKQLKALFKKVLVISDGLLSEHPSLQALSNERGMEVAYVKDVDEAVNTLAETGYDGIILDVGKDIGKGIRDLERLKELTKDRHTPVIIYLDHDISEADELLLTKNAAALVRNSTFSTDRLMDELELFLYKLKKIKTTPLPSKAAVMEEDNLAGKKVLVVDDDMRNVFSLSALFSGHGMEVVTAADGREGLSQLAANPDTHIVLMDIMMPVMDGYEAMRRIRQDSRYSTLPVIAVTAKAMTGDREKCIEAGASDYISKPVDSAKLLSLMRVWLK, encoded by the coding sequence ATGAAAAACGCATTGAGGATTCGCCTTTATATCGGATTCGGCCTGGCATTGGCGCTAGTGATACTCGGATGTTTTTTTTCTTACTACACTTTTGATAAACAACGCCAGGATGCCCGGTGGGTTGAGCATACCTATGAGGCTATCACCACGGCGCTGCAGGTCAACCGCCTTGTCCACGAGATGGAATCGGCGGGGCTGACCTACCGCAGTACCCGCAATTTTGACGAACTGGCCCCCTATTTTGCTATACGCGAGCAGCCTTTGCAGCAATTGCGGGAGCTGAGGCTGCATATCATGGACAATGGCGCACAGATGAAGCAACTGAATGCCATAGAAAACGACCTCGTCAATCTGCTGAATTACTGGGAACAGTTTGGCACACCACGGTATGACAGTAATTATGTATTCAATAATCTGCCCACCGTAACGCTGGAGGAAAGAGCGTTGCTGGACAAGGTGCATGACGGCATTAGCCGTTTTGTGGATGCGGAAAGGGAATTGCTGGTAGCAAGGAACAGGAAGAGCGACAGGGCAGTGACCGTTGCCATAGCCGTGCAGATGATCAACTCCGCATTCATCATGCTCGTGGCCGTCATCCTCATGGTCGTTCTCTTCCGGCAGTTCAGCCACCGGGTGGCGGTACAGCTGGAATTGAAGCGAAAGCTGAAGGAGGAAGTGGTGCTGCATGAAAGCACGAATGAAAAGAACTGGATGTTGAGCGGCATGTCCGTTATCAACGAAACGCTTCGCGGGGACGTGGCATTGTCTGATCTGGCATCCTCCTGTCTCAAAGCGCTGACGGATTACCTGCAGTTCCCGGCAGGCGCGGTCTACTGTTTTGATGAAGAAAGCCGGCTGCTGCAGCTGCAGGCCGGCGTGGCATTGCCGGATAGCGTTAAACGTTCCTGCGCTTTGGGTGAAGGGATAACGGGAGAGGCGGCCAGACGAAAGGAAATAACCATACTGTCTGAAGTGCCGCCCGACTATTGGCGTATCGAAAGCTCCGGCGGAAGCAGTTTACCCGGTACGGTGATCTGCTTGCCGCTGTGGCATGACAAACGGCTGGCCGGCGTGATAGAGCTGGCAGCCTTCGGAGAAGTAGAGGCGAAGCATACCGGTTTATTGAAAGCCGTCTCCGCAGCGATTGCCACCGCATTCAATGCGGCGGTATCGAGAGAAAAGGTACTGAGCCTGCTGCAGATGGTACAACAACAAAAAGATGAACTGGAAGCGCAACAGGAAAAGCTGCAGGAATCCAATGAAGAGCTGACCCGCCAGTCTGAAGTATTACAGGCGTCGGAAGAAGAGTTGCGGGTGCAGGAAGAGGAGTTGCGCCAGATCAACGAAGAGATGAATGTGCAGAACAATACACTGGAGCAGGCCCGGCAGGAGCTGGCGCTGAAAGCGGAAGAACTGGAGCAGAGCAGCAGGTACAAATCCGAATTCCTCGCCAATATGTCCCACGAGCTTCGTACACCGTTGAACAGCATACTCATACTGGCGCGCCTGCTGGAAGAGGACAAGGAACGGAACCTCACGGAGAAGCAGGTGCAATACGCGGGGATCATTCACCGGTCAGGTTCCGATCTGCTCGGCCTGATCAATGATATCCTTGATCTTTCTAAGATAGAAGCAGGCAGGATCGATATGCATATTGAACCGGTGCCGGTGGCATCCCTGGTAAAAGAAATTGAGCAGCTGTTTGCGGTGGTGGCGCAGGAAAAGCATATCCGCTTTGGAACGCATATTGCTCCCGGTGTGCCTGATCATATTGAAACCGATAAACAACGGCTGGAACAGGTGATCCGCAACCTGTTGTCGAACGCCTTTAAATTCACTCCGGCAGAAGGTGCCGTGCAGGTGCGCTGGACGGTGGAAGCCGATGAGCTGCATATAGCCGTGTCCGACACCGGCACCGGCATTCCCGTAGAAAAGCAGCTGCTGATATTTGATGCTTTCCGGCAGGCAGACGGTTCCACCAGCCGGAAATATGGCGGCACCGGGCTTGGGCTTTCCATCAGCAAGGAACTGATCGCCCGTCTCGGTGGCAGGATACACCTGGAAAGCAAAATGGGAGAGGGCAGCACCTTCACCATTATCATGCCCCTCACCGCACCTGCGCAAGCGCCTCCGGCAGAACGGGAAGCATCTGCTCCGGCATTCCGGGAATTGCCGCATCACGTCAATACAGGAGAAGAAGTGGAGGATGACCGCGATACGCTGAAAGGCCAGCAGAAACCCGTGCTGATCATTGAAGATGATGTGAACTTCGCCACTATCCTCCGGGATTTCGCCCGGCAAAACGGGTATAAGGTACTGGTGGCGCATAACGGGAACGATGGTGTGTTCCTGGCCCGGAAATACCGGCCGCTGGCCATCATCCTGGATATGAACCTGCCGCTTATAGACGGCAGCAGCGTACTGAAAATACTGAAGAGCAATGATGAACTGAAAAACATACTGGTGCATGTGATCTCGGCCGGAGAGATATCCCTGCAGGTGCAGGGCAATATTCAGGGCTTTACGCAAAAGCCCCTGCAAATGACCGATCTGGAATCCGTATTCACCGGCATCAGCAAACAGCTGAAAGCATTGTTCAAAAAAGTGCTGGTCATATCAGACGGGCTGCTCTCCGAACATCCATCCCTGCAGGCATTAAGCAATGAACGCGGTATGGAGGTAGCCTATGTAAAGGATGTGGACGAAGCTGTCAATACACTTGCTGAAACCGGTTACGACGGTATTATACTGGATGTGGGGAAAGATATCGGGAAAGGTATCCGTGACCTGGAACGGCTGAAGGAATTGACGAAAGACAGGCATACGCCGGTGATCATCTACCTGGATCACGACATTTCAGAGGCGGATGAACTGCTGCTGACAAAGAACGCTGCCGCACTTGTGCGTAATTCCACTTTCTCTACAGACCGGCTGATGGATGAACTGGAGCTTTTCCTTTACAAGTTGAAAAAGATCAAAACCACTCCTTTGCCCAGTAAGGCCGCGGTCATGGAAGAAGATAATCTTGCGGGTAAAAAAGTGCTGGTAGTGGATGACGACATGCGGAATGTGTTTTCGCTCAGCGCCCTGTTCTCCGGCCACGGCATGGAAGTTGTTACCGCCGCTGATGGCAGGGAGGGGCTTTCCCAGCTGGCGGCAAACCCGGATACGCATATTGTGCTGATGGACATTATGATGCCTGTAATGGATGGCTATGAAGCCATGCGAAGGATCAGGCAGGACTCCCGGTACTCCACCCTGCCCGTGATCGCCGTTACGGCGAAAGCCATGACGGGCGACCGGGAAAAATGTATCGAGGCCGGCGCCTCCGATTATATTTCAAAGCCTGTAGACAGCGCAAAACTGCTGTCATTGATGCGGGTATGGCTGAAATAA
- a CDS encoding 2-hydroxyacid dehydrogenase has protein sequence MKILFFSAKPYDREFFTRHNAPYGFELEFLETHLGPHIVNAVAEGTPVVCVFVNDRLTDEVIGILAEKGVKIIALRCAGFNNVQLETAKQHGIRVCRVPAYSPEAVAEHTAAMILTLNRKTHKAYNRVREQNFALNGLLGFNLFGKTAGVIGTGKIGRAFCRIMLGFGCRVLAYDPYPDASLAATGVEYLPFEEVLKESDIISLHCPLTPENRYLINRETLGLAKKGMTLINTSRGGLVNTNDVIEGLKTGQIAYLGIDVYEQEENLFFKDLSGSIIEDDTIQRLMSFPNVLVTGHQAFFTEEALAQIAETTLGSVDQLMKGGEPSGEGIMLA, from the coding sequence ATGAAAATCCTCTTCTTTTCTGCGAAACCTTACGACCGCGAGTTCTTCACCCGGCACAATGCCCCTTACGGCTTTGAACTGGAATTCCTGGAAACCCACCTCGGCCCGCATATCGTCAATGCCGTGGCGGAAGGCACTCCCGTGGTCTGCGTTTTTGTGAACGACCGGCTGACGGATGAGGTGATTGGCATACTGGCGGAAAAAGGGGTGAAGATCATCGCCCTGCGCTGCGCCGGTTTCAATAATGTGCAGCTGGAGACCGCAAAGCAACACGGCATCCGGGTATGCCGCGTGCCGGCCTATTCACCCGAAGCGGTGGCCGAGCATACGGCCGCCATGATACTGACGCTGAACAGGAAAACGCATAAGGCCTACAACCGGGTACGTGAACAGAACTTTGCGCTGAACGGCTTGCTGGGTTTTAACCTCTTTGGGAAGACCGCAGGGGTGATCGGCACCGGCAAGATCGGCCGCGCTTTCTGCAGGATCATGCTCGGCTTCGGCTGCAGGGTGCTGGCTTATGATCCCTATCCTGACGCGTCACTTGCGGCCACGGGTGTGGAGTATCTGCCGTTTGAGGAAGTGTTGAAAGAATCGGATATCATTTCCCTGCATTGCCCTCTCACCCCGGAGAACCGTTATCTCATCAACCGGGAAACGCTTGGTCTCGCCAAAAAAGGCATGACGCTGATCAATACCAGCAGAGGCGGGCTGGTCAATACCAATGATGTTATTGAAGGACTGAAAACGGGGCAGATCGCCTACCTGGGAATAGATGTGTATGAGCAGGAAGAAAACCTGTTCTTCAAGGACCTTTCCGGCAGCATTATTGAAGATGACACCATACAACGGCTGATGAGTTTCCCGAATGTGCTGGTCACCGGCCATCAGGCCTTCTTTACGGAAGAGGCGCTGGCCCAGATCGCGGAAACCACGCTGGGGAGTGTTGATCAACTGATGAAAGGGGGCGAACCTTCCGGCGAAGGCATCATGCTGGCGTAG
- a CDS encoding chemotaxis protein CheB, producing the protein MSRPYDIITIGGSAGSVPVVMQLLEALPARLPVPVVIVLHRLRNVKSDMSKLLLPGRRLSEPEDKELLKENCIYLAPQNYHLILEADKSFMLDYSEPVSFSRPSITITFNSIAEVYGEKALGILLSGSNDDGAEGLCRIIAAGGTGVVLHPQATEFRIMPQSAIDRCSGVKIMTVPQMKDLILNNI; encoded by the coding sequence ATGAGCAGACCATACGATATCATTACCATAGGCGGATCTGCCGGCAGTGTTCCGGTCGTCATGCAATTGCTGGAAGCATTGCCTGCCCGTTTGCCCGTTCCCGTGGTGATCGTACTGCACCGCCTCAGGAATGTAAAAAGCGATATGAGCAAACTGCTGCTGCCGGGCCGCAGATTGTCCGAGCCGGAAGACAAAGAGCTATTGAAGGAGAACTGTATTTACCTGGCGCCGCAGAATTATCATCTTATACTGGAAGCAGATAAAAGTTTCATGCTGGATTATTCCGAACCGGTCAGCTTCAGCCGCCCGTCTATTACGATAACATTCAACAGCATCGCCGAAGTGTATGGGGAGAAAGCGCTGGGTATATTGCTGAGCGGTTCCAATGACGACGGCGCGGAAGGGCTGTGCCGGATTATTGCGGCGGGCGGAACCGGCGTCGTGCTGCATCCGCAGGCAACGGAATTCCGGATCATGCCGCAATCCGCTATAGACCGGTGCAGCGGCGTAAAGATCATGACCGTCCCGCAAATGAAAGACCTGATATTAAACAATATTTGA
- a CDS encoding ATP-binding protein: protein MNVLKKGTKPFTVLLVDDRQENLISLEEMLAADNRIFIKAGSGNEALKLVLRNEDIGLIILDVQMPEMDGFEVAHLLKANPKTRDISIIFVTAINKDEQHMLQGFGKGAVDYLSKPLDINLTRAKVDVFERLHDYQQGLKKALKDKEQVNAQLERFLHTVAHDLKSPLSGVVGLLLLLKEEDRLKAYPDLMDYVDLAVSATTKLSDMIGGILDYSRQHQYDQAEEDVDVYTLLTQLVKFLFLPERVKINIQQDLPVLYTNRQKLQQAFQNLVSNAIKYNDKDQVEISIGGTEKDEFYEFYVKDNGPGIEAADNERIFRLFEKVDNQANGTGTGVGLNILKLLVESQGGKIWVESVPGEGSCFYFQWRK, encoded by the coding sequence ATGAACGTATTGAAGAAAGGGACAAAACCCTTTACCGTATTGCTGGTAGATGACCGCCAGGAGAACCTCATCTCCCTGGAAGAAATGCTGGCGGCAGACAACAGGATATTTATCAAGGCCGGGTCCGGCAACGAAGCTTTGAAGCTGGTCCTGCGCAACGAGGATATCGGCCTGATCATCCTCGATGTGCAAATGCCGGAAATGGATGGTTTCGAAGTTGCACATCTGCTGAAAGCCAATCCAAAGACCAGGGACATTTCCATCATCTTCGTGACGGCCATCAACAAAGACGAGCAGCACATGCTGCAAGGCTTCGGCAAAGGAGCTGTGGATTATCTGTCCAAACCCCTGGACATCAATCTCACCCGCGCAAAAGTGGACGTTTTTGAAAGGCTGCACGATTATCAGCAGGGCCTGAAGAAAGCGTTGAAAGACAAAGAACAGGTGAATGCCCAGCTCGAACGCTTCCTGCATACCGTGGCCCATGACCTGAAATCACCCCTGTCCGGCGTGGTAGGACTGCTGTTGCTATTAAAAGAAGAAGACCGGCTGAAGGCTTACCCGGATCTGATGGATTATGTAGACCTGGCTGTCAGCGCCACTACAAAACTCTCCGATATGATCGGCGGTATCCTGGATTACAGCCGTCAGCATCAGTACGACCAGGCGGAGGAGGATGTGGATGTGTACACTTTGCTGACACAGCTTGTGAAATTCCTCTTCCTGCCGGAGCGGGTGAAGATCAATATACAGCAGGACCTGCCGGTATTATACACCAACCGTCAAAAGCTCCAGCAGGCTTTCCAGAACCTCGTGAGCAATGCCATCAAGTATAACGACAAAGACCAGGTGGAGATCAGCATCGGCGGCACCGAAAAAGACGAGTTTTATGAATTCTATGTAAAGGACAACGGTCCCGGTATCGAAGCCGCGGACAATGAACGGATATTCCGGTTATTCGAGAAAGTGGACAACCAGGCCAATGGCACCGGCACCGGTGTGGGATTGAATATCCTGAAACTGCTGGTGGAATCGCAGGGCGGGAAGATATGGGTGGAATCCGTGCCCGGCGAAGGCAGCTGCTTTTATTTCCAGTGGCGGAAGTAG
- a CDS encoding protein-glutamate O-methyltransferase CheR codes for MAEITVAMTEGFTNADFTDIVQLLRLQYGHDFTGYAQPSLKRRLQRFMGSMQIGNVFELKHRLINEQAFFDRMVEYITVNVTEMFRDPEFYSTLRTDILPKLAAYPIIKIWHAGCATGEEVYSMAILLHEAGLLQRSRIYATDLNPANIRKAESGIVPMENMKEYTQNYMRSGGKADFSDYYTARYDHALFRKDLRQITFFQHNLVTDGVFNEFHLICCRNVFIYFNRELQERVLRLFHDSLAVRGYLALGIRESMRFSDIRQQFEIVHAQHKIYRRCI; via the coding sequence ATGGCTGAAATAACAGTAGCTATGACGGAAGGGTTTACAAATGCGGATTTCACGGATATTGTACAGCTGCTGCGGCTGCAGTACGGCCATGATTTCACCGGTTATGCGCAGCCTTCCCTGAAACGGCGCCTGCAGCGGTTCATGGGCAGCATGCAGATCGGCAATGTATTTGAGCTGAAACACCGGCTGATCAACGAACAGGCGTTCTTCGACCGGATGGTGGAATATATTACCGTGAATGTAACGGAGATGTTCCGGGACCCCGAGTTCTACAGCACCCTGCGTACGGATATATTACCCAAGCTGGCGGCTTATCCGATCATCAAGATATGGCATGCAGGTTGCGCTACGGGTGAAGAGGTGTATTCGATGGCCATATTGCTGCACGAGGCGGGCCTGTTGCAGCGCAGCCGTATTTATGCCACAGATCTGAACCCCGCCAACATCCGGAAAGCGGAAAGCGGTATTGTGCCGATGGAGAACATGAAGGAATACACGCAGAATTATATGCGCTCCGGCGGAAAAGCTGATTTTTCCGACTACTATACGGCCAGGTATGATCATGCGCTTTTCCGTAAAGACCTGCGGCAGATCACCTTCTTTCAGCACAACCTGGTAACAGATGGCGTATTCAATGAATTTCACCTGATCTGCTGCCGGAATGTTTTCATATATTTCAACCGGGAGTTGCAGGAAAGGGTATTACGCCTGTTTCATGACAGCCTGGCCGTAAGAGGGTATCTGGCACTGGGCATCAGGGAATCCATGCGCTTTTCGGATATCCGTCAGCAGTTCGAGATCGTACATGCCCAGCATAAAATCTATCGACGTTGTATCTGA